The Methylomusa anaerophila genome has a segment encoding these proteins:
- a CDS encoding 4Fe-4S binding protein translates to MEEQIRNYILELGVDDAGFACAEDYKSPKSYEISRLLPDAKSIIVMAFKPLSSCESPSMSAAQNGYLDLGAFARSASYRIARFLENKYNAKVATIPVSYPFELHNDRRAIADFSLRHAAVAAGLGAFGRHNLVIHPRFGTRVIFTSIITNLALEPSPQTSQDFCIHCNLCVENCPVRALNEEGKTDVMKCFGHSQPYGLTGDIAFQLQLLGSSAEEQKKLLMDEQYARLRQAAHLGNQYMCFNCLKICPVGLSPE, encoded by the coding sequence ATGGAGGAACAAATTAGAAATTATATTTTGGAATTGGGAGTGGATGATGCCGGGTTTGCCTGCGCCGAGGATTATAAAAGTCCGAAGTCATATGAAATTTCAAGGCTCCTGCCTGATGCCAAATCCATCATCGTTATGGCCTTTAAACCTCTGAGCAGTTGCGAAAGTCCCAGTATGAGCGCTGCGCAAAACGGTTATTTGGATTTAGGTGCTTTTGCCAGATCCGCCAGTTACCGGATTGCGCGGTTTTTAGAGAACAAATACAATGCAAAAGTTGCTACCATCCCGGTTTCGTACCCGTTCGAGCTGCATAACGACCGCAGAGCCATAGCTGATTTTTCCCTGCGGCATGCCGCCGTTGCTGCCGGCTTGGGAGCTTTTGGCCGCCATAATCTCGTTATTCATCCCCGCTTTGGCACACGGGTTATTTTCACAAGTATTATTACAAACCTCGCTTTAGAGCCATCCCCCCAAACTAGCCAGGATTTTTGCATTCATTGTAATCTTTGTGTTGAAAATTGCCCGGTACGGGCATTAAATGAAGAAGGAAAAACAGATGTAATGAAATGTTTTGGCCATTCGCAGCCTTACGGCTTGACAGGCGATATTGCTTTCCAGTTGCAGCTTTTAGGCAGTTCAGCTGAGGAACAAAAAAAGCTGCTTATGGATGAACAATATGCCCGCTTGCGGCAAGCGGCCCATTTAGGCAATCAATACATGTGCTTTAACTGTTTGAAAATATGTCCCGTAGGATTATCGCCAGAATGA
- a CDS encoding saccharopine dehydrogenase family protein has protein sequence MRKNVLIIGAGGVAHVVAHKCAMYNDVLGDICIASRTRQKCDAIIESVLRKNHLRDSSKKLYSREVNALDISSLIHLIKDTESEIVINVGQAYVNMSVLEACIETGAVYMDTAIHEEPDKVCENPPWYANYEWKRKERCREKGITAILGIGFDPGVVNAWCALAQKDYFDTIDTIDILDVNAGSHGKYFATNFDPEINFREFRKVWTWINRKWVLQKVHSVRMDYDFPVVGRLPVYLNGHDELHSLSKNIDANSIRFWMGFGDHYLNVFSVLTNIGLTSEKPVKLDDGREVVPLKVLKALLPDPSSLAPGYTGKTCIGNFIRGTKGHEQREIFIYNICDHAECYREVESQAISYTAGVPPVAAAILAARGDWDVKHMVNVEELDPTPFIELLNTMGLPTEIIETPAPFTPPVIESLESV, from the coding sequence ATGCGGAAAAACGTTTTAATTATCGGCGCCGGCGGCGTGGCCCATGTAGTTGCCCATAAATGTGCAATGTACAATGATGTGTTGGGTGATATCTGCATCGCTTCCCGTACCCGGCAAAAATGCGATGCCATCATCGAAAGCGTATTGCGCAAAAACCACTTGCGGGATTCGTCCAAAAAATTGTATTCGCGGGAAGTGAATGCTCTGGATATCTCGTCTTTGATTCATTTAATCAAAGACACTGAGTCGGAAATTGTCATCAATGTGGGCCAGGCCTATGTTAACATGTCGGTTTTGGAGGCCTGTATTGAAACCGGCGCAGTGTATATGGATACAGCCATCCATGAAGAACCGGACAAGGTTTGTGAAAACCCGCCCTGGTATGCCAATTATGAGTGGAAACGCAAAGAGCGTTGCCGGGAAAAGGGGATTACCGCAATTTTAGGTATCGGCTTTGATCCCGGTGTGGTCAATGCCTGGTGCGCGTTGGCGCAAAAAGACTATTTCGATACCATTGACACCATTGATATACTGGATGTCAACGCTGGCAGCCACGGCAAGTACTTCGCCACCAACTTCGACCCGGAGATTAATTTCCGGGAATTTAGGAAAGTATGGACCTGGATTAACCGGAAATGGGTACTGCAAAAGGTTCACTCCGTAAGAATGGACTACGACTTTCCCGTGGTGGGGAGACTTCCGGTGTACCTGAACGGACATGATGAACTGCATTCTCTTTCCAAGAACATTGACGCTAATTCCATTCGGTTCTGGATGGGCTTTGGCGATCATTATCTGAATGTGTTTTCCGTTTTAACCAACATCGGGCTTACCTCGGAAAAACCGGTAAAATTGGACGACGGCCGCGAAGTTGTGCCGCTGAAGGTGCTGAAGGCTCTGTTGCCTGACCCGTCCTCACTGGCTCCCGGCTATACCGGCAAAACCTGTATCGGCAATTTTATCCGGGGTACCAAAGGCCATGAACAGCGGGAAATCTTTATCTATAATATTTGCGATCATGCCGAGTGCTACCGGGAAGTGGAGTCCCAGGCCATAAGCTATACGGCCGGGGTACCACCGGTGGCGGCAGCTATTTTGGCCGCCCGCGGCGACTGGGATGTAAAACATATGGTGAATGTGGAAGAACTGGATCCAACGCCTTTTATTGAACTGCTGAATACAATGGGGCTGCCTACTGAAATTATTGAAACACCTGCACCCTTTACCCCGCCGGTCATTGAGTCATTAGAGTCTGTCTGA
- the nspC gene encoding carboxynorspermidine decarboxylase: MKIATPYYLIDEKKLLRNLQIIQQVRQLAGAKSVLALKCFSTWCVFDLMRKYMDGTTSSSLFEARLGFEKFGKETHAYCVGYSREDILAVAEFADKIIFNSVSQLDRYYDIAKAAKVGLRVNPGISYSHFDLADPARKYSRLGVTDKEVLAKQIPRLSGLMFHYNCENDDFETFVRQLDTIGGCYGDMLKQVQWVSLGGGLYFTKEGYPLEKFSKKLADFAGEFNVEIYLEPGESAITGCAELVTSVVDLVHNEMDIAIVDASVEGHMPDLLIYRLPAKIEASGRGDHNHKYMVAGRSCLAGDVFGTFHFKDKLEIGSEIRFADAAGYTMVKKNWFNGLQMPAVAVRRLDGTIEVRRKFSYADFMNNLS; encoded by the coding sequence ATGAAAATAGCCACTCCTTATTACCTTATTGATGAGAAAAAACTGCTGCGCAACTTACAGATCATTCAGCAGGTGCGTCAGCTTGCCGGCGCCAAGTCGGTATTGGCGCTGAAATGTTTTTCCACCTGGTGTGTATTTGACTTAATGCGTAAATATATGGACGGCACTACTTCCAGCTCGCTTTTTGAAGCCCGCCTGGGGTTTGAAAAATTCGGCAAGGAGACTCATGCTTATTGTGTGGGATATTCCCGGGAGGATATCCTGGCTGTAGCCGAATTTGCCGACAAAATCATTTTCAATTCGGTTTCCCAGTTAGACAGATATTACGATATAGCGAAAGCAGCAAAAGTTGGTTTGCGCGTGAATCCGGGAATAAGTTATTCTCATTTCGATCTGGCCGACCCGGCCCGCAAGTATTCTCGGCTGGGAGTAACGGACAAGGAAGTGCTGGCCAAACAAATACCCCGCCTTAGCGGCTTGATGTTCCATTACAATTGTGAAAATGATGATTTTGAAACTTTCGTGCGGCAGCTTGATACCATCGGCGGCTGTTATGGGGATATGCTCAAACAGGTACAATGGGTCAGTCTTGGCGGCGGGTTATATTTTACCAAAGAGGGCTACCCGCTGGAAAAGTTCAGCAAAAAACTGGCGGACTTTGCCGGCGAGTTTAATGTGGAAATATATTTGGAACCGGGGGAAAGCGCTATTACCGGTTGCGCCGAACTGGTTACCAGCGTGGTTGATTTGGTGCATAATGAAATGGATATTGCCATCGTCGACGCTTCGGTGGAGGGGCATATGCCGGATCTGCTGATATACCGGCTGCCGGCCAAAATTGAAGCAAGCGGCAGAGGTGATCATAATCATAAATACATGGTCGCCGGACGATCTTGCCTCGCGGGAGACGTTTTTGGCACATTTCATTTTAAAGATAAGCTGGAAATCGGCAGTGAAATCCGGTTTGCCGATGCAGCCGGCTATACCATGGTAAAGAAGAATTGGTTTAACGGACTGCAGATGCCGGCCGTCGCCGTGCGCAGACTGGACGGTACTATTGAAGTCAGGCGCAAATTTAGTTATGCGGATTTCATGAATAACCTATCATGA
- a CDS encoding 4Fe-4S dicluster domain-containing protein → MFNRKFIAGQLRFWQFTLPAALFILSVYMILRLEYPLAGFTEWLLWISRLDPLLLFAYSGASHAIPHWVWLPVAVLLITALAGRIYCGWICPVGGLLGLLPNLTRYFPRRGVRAGLAGRGILNFLAKLKYWWLLLVVALLFAGNSILLIFTPSALLSHEIMRLYFQQIPWLLFAALGLGLVFFPRFWCVYVCPSGILMAAVACIRPAKLRIAAGCVDCGLCHNVCPVKTGKEKQGAAGGECLVCAACWSVCPVSAVTWKQISPRTEGAGQSRRDFITVGIGIIGAGFLSFFASGLFGRSRAAAQVLRPPGALPENDFLATCTRCGRCTKVCPSAALVPMPFASGLITFETPRFVPRKGRCELCMLCPKVCPSGALKDVAVADVKIGTAAIDKKTCLAWAQGKLCLVCAEQCPVHAVVMDEAKRPAIDAGKCVGCGACENSCPLEDPAVVVAPKSTL, encoded by the coding sequence ATGTTTAATCGTAAATTTATTGCCGGACAATTGCGTTTTTGGCAGTTCACGCTGCCGGCCGCCCTGTTTATTCTCTCCGTCTATATGATACTGCGCCTGGAATATCCTTTAGCCGGCTTCACTGAATGGCTGCTCTGGATATCCCGGCTGGACCCGCTGCTGCTTTTTGCTTATAGCGGCGCTAGCCACGCGATACCTCACTGGGTTTGGCTGCCGGTTGCGGTATTGCTAATAACTGCGTTAGCGGGCAGGATTTATTGCGGCTGGATTTGCCCAGTCGGCGGACTTCTTGGACTGCTGCCTAATCTTACTCGCTATTTCCCCCGGCGGGGTGTCCGGGCCGGCCTGGCGGGAAGGGGTATTCTAAACTTCCTGGCGAAGTTGAAATACTGGTGGCTGTTACTGGTTGTGGCACTACTCTTTGCCGGCAACAGCATCCTGCTTATTTTTACGCCGTCGGCTTTACTCAGTCATGAGATTATGCGGCTGTACTTTCAACAAATTCCCTGGCTGCTGTTTGCTGCATTAGGATTAGGACTGGTTTTTTTCCCCCGGTTCTGGTGTGTTTACGTTTGCCCCAGCGGCATATTGATGGCCGCAGTTGCCTGCATTCGCCCGGCCAAGCTGCGGATCGCCGCCGGCTGTGTGGATTGCGGCTTATGCCATAACGTCTGCCCGGTGAAAACTGGGAAAGAAAAGCAAGGAGCAGCGGGAGGCGAATGCCTGGTATGCGCCGCCTGCTGGTCGGTTTGCCCGGTATCTGCAGTCACTTGGAAACAAATAAGTCCCCGGACCGAGGGGGCGGGACAAAGCCGGCGGGACTTTATCACCGTTGGAATCGGTATTATCGGCGCAGGCTTTCTGAGCTTTTTTGCTTCCGGACTCTTTGGGAGAAGCCGGGCGGCAGCCCAGGTTCTTAGACCGCCGGGAGCCTTGCCGGAAAATGACTTTCTCGCTACCTGCACCCGGTGTGGCCGCTGCACTAAAGTCTGTCCCAGCGCGGCTTTGGTTCCTATGCCCTTCGCCAGCGGCCTGATTACCTTTGAAACGCCGCGCTTCGTACCGCGTAAGGGTCGCTGCGAGCTGTGCATGCTTTGTCCCAAGGTATGCCCCAGCGGTGCTCTGAAGGATGTGGCCGTCGCCGATGTAAAAATTGGCACGGCAGCCATCGATAAGAAAACCTGTTTGGCCTGGGCCCAAGGAAAACTTTGCCTGGTATGTGCTGAGCAGTGTCCGGTGCATGCGGTTGTCATGGATGAAGCCAAACGGCCCGCCATCGATGCCGGCAAATGCGTCGGCTGCGGCGCGTGCGAAAATTCCTGCCCGCTGGAAGACCCCGCAGTTGTCGTAGCACCTAAAAGCACATTGTAA
- a CDS encoding RrF2 family transcriptional regulator: MRISQEADYAIRVVLYLSQLEYGEIVGAKTIADNEAISLRFLLKLLPKLIKSGIIQSFRGIKGGYALAKPPEQINLKAVIEAIDGPICMNRCLYDPEYCNKHYTAHCKAHQVLSKVNEVLVAELERINFLSILKQDI, encoded by the coding sequence ATGAGAATATCCCAGGAAGCGGATTATGCCATTCGGGTAGTATTATATTTGTCCCAATTGGAATATGGTGAAATTGTCGGGGCTAAAACCATAGCCGACAATGAAGCCATCTCATTGCGATTCCTGTTAAAATTATTACCAAAGCTTATTAAATCAGGTATTATTCAATCCTTTCGCGGTATAAAAGGTGGCTATGCATTAGCTAAGCCGCCGGAACAAATAAATCTAAAAGCGGTTATTGAGGCCATTGATGGTCCTATATGTATGAACCGGTGTTTGTATGATCCGGAATATTGCAATAAGCATTACACCGCTCACTGTAAGGCGCATCAAGTATTAAGCAAAGTAAATGAGGTTTTGGTGGCTGAGTTGGAGCGTATAAACTTTTTAAGTATATTAAAGCAAGATATATAA
- the cooS gene encoding anaerobic carbon-monoxide dehydrogenase catalytic subunit, translated as MINQHCGVCSSADTTLQGFIASLDVETAHHRVKDQRAKCSFGLQGICCRLCSNGPCRVTPQSPRGVCGADADTIVARNFLRAVAAGAGCYIHVLENAAQTLKELSLTQGVFKGEAALNRLAAMLGIDEPDLHQKGVLVADRILADLYKPRFDKMEILEKLAYKPRFEVWKNLGILPGGAKSEVFDAIVKTSTNLSSDPVNMLFHCLTLGIATGLYGLALTNLVNDVIVGEPAIRVAPVGFRVIDEEYINIMLTGHQQAIFAYLQDRLIENDIYSRAQAAGAKGLRLIGCTCVGQDLQLRSQHCQDVFSGHVGNNFTSEAVIATGGIDLILSEFNCTLPGIESIADKMQVKMICLDDMAKKANADFLPYTFEDRKKIADRVINEAIESYQNRRHQVNVRIPKEHGHDDCVTGLSEISLKEFLGGSWQPLISLIVKGKIKGLAGVVGCSNLTAKGHDVFTVELTKELIQRNILVLSAGCSSGGLENVGLMSPGAAKLAGNELKEVCETLGIPPVLNFGPCLAIGRLEIIATEIAATLGVDIPNLPLVLSAPQWLEEQALADGAFGLALGLPLHLAQPPFVTGSKLVASVLTEQLLTITGGQIILEDDVTKAADKLEAIIAQKRTALGLL; from the coding sequence ATGATTAACCAACATTGTGGCGTATGCTCATCTGCAGACACAACACTTCAGGGCTTTATCGCGTCCCTTGATGTGGAAACAGCCCACCACCGGGTAAAGGATCAACGAGCTAAATGCAGTTTTGGCCTGCAGGGAATTTGCTGCCGGCTTTGCTCCAACGGCCCCTGCCGGGTCACACCGCAATCGCCGCGCGGAGTTTGCGGCGCTGACGCCGATACCATCGTCGCGCGAAATTTTCTGCGGGCGGTTGCCGCCGGCGCCGGTTGCTACATTCATGTCCTTGAGAATGCCGCCCAAACATTAAAAGAGCTTTCCCTTACGCAGGGAGTGTTTAAGGGCGAAGCAGCCTTGAACCGTTTAGCGGCTATGCTGGGAATTGACGAACCTGATTTGCATCAAAAAGGAGTACTTGTAGCCGACAGGATATTGGCGGATTTGTATAAACCACGCTTTGACAAGATGGAAATATTGGAAAAGCTGGCTTATAAACCGCGCTTTGAGGTTTGGAAAAACTTAGGCATATTGCCGGGTGGCGCCAAATCGGAAGTGTTTGACGCCATTGTCAAGACATCCACAAATCTTAGCAGTGATCCGGTAAATATGCTGTTTCACTGCCTTACGCTCGGCATAGCGACAGGGTTATACGGACTTGCGCTGACCAATCTGGTGAACGATGTCATTGTTGGTGAACCAGCCATTCGGGTGGCGCCGGTTGGTTTTAGAGTCATTGATGAAGAGTATATTAATATCATGTTGACAGGTCACCAACAGGCAATTTTTGCCTATCTGCAAGACCGCCTTATTGAAAACGACATATATAGCCGGGCCCAAGCGGCAGGAGCCAAAGGGTTGCGCTTAATAGGCTGCACCTGCGTAGGCCAGGACTTGCAACTGCGCAGCCAACATTGCCAGGATGTTTTTTCCGGCCACGTGGGCAATAACTTTACTAGCGAGGCAGTAATTGCCACCGGCGGCATAGATCTTATTCTTTCGGAATTCAATTGCACCCTGCCTGGAATCGAGTCAATTGCCGATAAAATGCAAGTGAAAATGATTTGTTTGGATGACATGGCCAAAAAAGCCAATGCCGATTTTTTGCCATACACCTTTGAAGATCGCAAAAAAATTGCGGACCGCGTTATTAATGAGGCTATTGAGAGCTATCAGAATCGCCGCCATCAAGTCAATGTACGCATTCCTAAGGAACATGGACATGACGATTGCGTTACCGGTTTAAGCGAAATTTCATTAAAAGAGTTCCTGGGCGGTTCGTGGCAACCTTTAATTTCCCTGATCGTTAAAGGCAAAATCAAAGGCCTCGCCGGGGTTGTCGGCTGCTCAAACCTTACCGCCAAAGGGCACGATGTCTTTACGGTAGAGCTTACCAAGGAACTTATTCAACGGAATATATTGGTGCTTTCAGCCGGTTGTTCCAGCGGCGGCCTTGAAAACGTCGGTTTAATGTCTCCCGGTGCAGCTAAGCTGGCGGGAAATGAACTCAAGGAAGTCTGTGAAACGTTGGGTATTCCGCCTGTGCTCAATTTTGGCCCTTGTCTGGCGATTGGCCGCCTGGAGATTATCGCTACGGAGATTGCGGCTACGTTAGGTGTGGATATACCAAACTTGCCGCTGGTGTTGTCGGCTCCGCAATGGCTGGAGGAACAGGCGCTGGCGGATGGAGCCTTCGGCTTAGCCCTCGGCTTGCCTTTGCATTTGGCACAACCGCCGTTTGTGACCGGCAGCAAGCTGGTTGCGAGCGTTTTGACCGAACAGCTTCTTACTATTACCGGGGGACAAATCATATTAGAGGATGATGTTACAAAAGCTGCCGATAAGCTGGAGGCAATTATTGCGCAGAAACGGACTGCATTAGGTCTCCTTTAA
- a CDS encoding MarR family winged helix-turn-helix transcriptional regulator — MEHIVECFPKVPSPCHCLNIRRASQAVTQFYENILAPSGLKLTQYSLLRHLEMAEPVVTISELANFMRIDRTTLNRKMKPLIEAGLIEVATGKDPRCRQIMLTDAGRSALSAALKLWDNAQTLLQEYLGETELAQFKHIIAKLEALTP, encoded by the coding sequence ATGGAGCATATTGTTGAGTGCTTTCCCAAAGTTCCCAGCCCGTGTCACTGTCTGAATATACGGCGGGCTTCCCAGGCGGTAACCCAATTTTATGAAAATATTTTGGCGCCCAGCGGGCTTAAACTAACCCAATATTCGTTATTGCGGCATCTGGAAATGGCGGAGCCGGTTGTTACCATCAGTGAACTGGCCAATTTTATGCGTATTGACCGCACCACTTTAAACCGGAAGATGAAACCGCTTATTGAGGCCGGCCTAATAGAAGTCGCTACGGGCAAAGATCCCCGTTGCCGGCAAATAATGCTGACTGATGCCGGCAGGTCTGCGTTGAGCGCCGCATTGAAGCTATGGGATAATGCGCAAACCTTGCTGCAGGAATATTTGGGAGAAACGGAGCTGGCGCAATTTAAGCATATAATAGCAAAATTGGAGGCCCTGACGCCGTAA
- a CDS encoding DUF362 domain-containing protein yields MDRREFIKYAAYVSLSIGLAGCAARLPKTQEPQLPSPASRPQPSNPAAAAGERAKLVVAEGTDPNALMDKGLKALGGIEKFIQPGNIVVIKPNFSVPRTPDQAATTNALLVAALVKQCLAARAKEVRVIDHTFTNGQMCLENSGMRQEVTAAGGQVYIINSQTDRFYRSVTMNGEILKTASYSRDVLDAHVFINFPILKHHDGTELTMGLKNLMGLVWDRGIFHRTDLNKTIAELAAFRRPHLTILDATRGITANGPMGPGPIREWNQVIFSTDMMAVDAYGANLFGHNPADIGHLAAAAQLGVGTLDWQGLEVVKV; encoded by the coding sequence ATGGATAGACGCGAGTTTATTAAGTATGCTGCTTATGTAAGTTTATCCATCGGCTTGGCCGGTTGTGCCGCCCGGCTGCCTAAAACGCAGGAGCCGCAGCTTCCGTCTCCAGCCTCCCGGCCTCAGCCGTCAAATCCGGCAGCCGCAGCCGGCGAGCGGGCCAAACTGGTGGTCGCCGAAGGCACCGATCCAAACGCCCTCATGGACAAAGGGCTTAAGGCGCTGGGCGGTATCGAAAAGTTCATCCAGCCGGGCAATATTGTAGTCATAAAACCCAATTTCAGCGTACCTCGCACACCCGACCAGGCTGCCACCACCAATGCGTTGCTGGTAGCGGCCCTGGTGAAGCAGTGCCTTGCCGCCCGGGCCAAGGAAGTACGGGTTATCGATCATACTTTCACCAATGGGCAGATGTGCCTGGAGAACAGCGGCATGCGCCAGGAGGTGACAGCGGCGGGCGGTCAGGTTTATATTATCAACAGCCAGACCGATCGTTTCTACCGGTCGGTGACAATGAACGGTGAGATCCTTAAAACCGCAAGCTATTCCCGGGATGTGCTGGATGCCCATGTATTCATCAACTTTCCGATTTTGAAGCATCACGACGGCACCGAGCTGACTATGGGCCTAAAGAACCTGATGGGCTTGGTATGGGACCGGGGTATCTTCCATCGTACCGATCTCAACAAGACGATCGCTGAGCTGGCTGCCTTTAGGCGGCCCCATCTTACCATCCTTGATGCTACCAGAGGCATTACTGCCAACGGCCCCATGGGTCCGGGGCCCATCCGGGAGTGGAATCAGGTGATATTCAGCACTGACATGATGGCGGTAGACGCCTATGGAGCCAACCTATTCGGTCATAATCCTGCCGACATCGGCCACTTGGCCGCTGCCGCCCAGCTCGGGGTAGGCACTCTTGACTGGCAAGGGCTTGAAGTAGTGAAGGTCTAA
- a CDS encoding methyl-accepting chemotaxis protein — MKSIQMKLTVTILVIFLVALGALGGLNYWKAREIISEKVTADMQQQAVGSAIAIGDWLEAHKMELKMLASNPILSNGSLDSVVPILVAAKNNNKEYDSLVFADQNGDSVNETGFKVNVADRPYFKPAMSGQIFISDPVASKATGHLTIVIAIPVKAGDKVVGVLLGPIDMDELSKRVLDIKIGQTGYVYVCQKDGLAIIHPDPNVAMKSNFLTDPNADPGRKAMAARMVTGEKGTAIMTAMGIDRYYAYAPVPGVSWSLGVTVPKAEVTDAVSALTWVSLITAAAVLLLAAIVIAWYARRMVIPIRTMVAYSEGIANGDLRDRGRMIIYSQDEIGQLADSLVRMRGNLHGLIKQVSAATDQVAASSEELTASAEQSAQAANQIAQVIGEVATGAENQLKAVDNTSAVVGQMSAGIQQIAANANTVANTSAKSAEAAKEGSNVVQKAITQMGHIEETVTQSAQVVTKLSERSQEIGQIVNTISGIAGQTNLLALNAAIEAARAGEQGRGFAVVAEEVRKLAEQSQDAAKKIAELIAEIQGDTDSAVVAMNGGTREVRIGAEVVNDAGKAFQAIYGSINEVSAQMREISAVIQQMASGSQQIVTSVREVDAISKSTAGQSQTVSAASEEQSATMEEIASSSQALARMAGELTQAVSKFRV, encoded by the coding sequence TTGAAAAGCATCCAGATGAAACTGACGGTCACCATCCTGGTCATCTTTCTGGTGGCGCTAGGGGCTTTAGGTGGACTAAATTACTGGAAAGCGCGGGAAATTATCAGTGAAAAAGTGACTGCCGATATGCAGCAACAAGCGGTTGGATCAGCTATAGCGATAGGCGATTGGCTAGAGGCTCACAAGATGGAGTTAAAGATGCTCGCATCTAATCCCATTCTTAGTAACGGCAGCCTTGATTCTGTGGTGCCAATTCTTGTTGCGGCTAAAAACAATAATAAAGAATATGACTCGCTTGTTTTTGCCGATCAGAACGGTGATTCCGTAAATGAAACCGGCTTCAAGGTGAATGTAGCAGACAGGCCTTATTTTAAACCGGCCATGAGCGGTCAAATCTTTATTTCTGATCCGGTTGCGTCAAAGGCGACGGGTCATTTAACAATAGTAATCGCGATTCCTGTTAAAGCTGGCGATAAAGTCGTAGGTGTATTGCTTGGACCAATTGATATGGATGAGCTTAGCAAAAGAGTTTTGGACATAAAGATTGGTCAGACCGGTTACGTATATGTCTGCCAAAAGGACGGCTTGGCAATAATCCATCCCGACCCGAATGTGGCAATGAAGAGCAATTTTTTGACCGATCCCAATGCCGATCCTGGCCGTAAGGCAATGGCTGCACGAATGGTGACAGGGGAAAAGGGCACTGCCATAATGACGGCTATGGGAATAGATAGATATTACGCTTATGCACCGGTGCCGGGTGTCAGTTGGTCATTGGGAGTCACTGTGCCTAAAGCGGAGGTAACAGATGCCGTTTCCGCATTAACCTGGGTATCATTGATTACCGCGGCGGCCGTGCTGTTACTGGCAGCGATTGTTATTGCTTGGTACGCCCGGCGCATGGTTATTCCGATCCGTACGATGGTGGCCTACAGCGAAGGGATCGCCAACGGCGATCTGAGAGACCGCGGGCGTATGATCATCTATTCCCAAGATGAGATTGGCCAACTGGCCGATTCGCTTGTGCGGATGCGAGGCAATTTGCACGGCCTGATTAAACAAGTTAGCGCTGCTACTGACCAGGTCGCAGCGTCGAGCGAAGAACTTACAGCCAGCGCTGAGCAATCGGCCCAGGCGGCCAACCAGATCGCTCAGGTTATCGGAGAAGTAGCCACAGGAGCAGAAAACCAACTAAAAGCAGTAGACAACACTTCCGCCGTCGTTGGCCAGATGTCGGCAGGCATCCAGCAAATCGCAGCCAATGCCAACACGGTGGCCAACACTTCGGCCAAGTCGGCCGAAGCGGCCAAGGAGGGCAGCAACGTTGTGCAAAAAGCCATCACTCAGATGGGCCATATTGAGGAAACCGTCACCCAGTCGGCCCAAGTGGTGACCAAGCTGAGCGAGCGGTCCCAGGAAATCGGACAGATCGTTAATACCATCTCAGGTATCGCCGGACAAACCAACCTCCTGGCCTTAAACGCTGCTATCGAGGCGGCGCGGGCCGGTGAGCAGGGGCGCGGCTTTGCGGTGGTAGCCGAGGAAGTGCGTAAGCTGGCTGAGCAGTCTCAGGATGCAGCAAAAAAAATTGCCGAACTGATCGCAGAAATTCAGGGAGACACCGACAGCGCGGTGGTAGCTATGAACGGCGGGACCAGAGAAGTCCGTATCGGGGCGGAAGTTGTCAATGACGCCGGGAAAGCCTTTCAGGCAATCTACGGGTCAATCAATGAAGTATCGGCCCAGATGAGGGAAATATCGGCAGTCATCCAGCAGATGGCCAGCGGCAGTCAGCAGATTGTTACATCGGTGCGGGAGGTCGACGCCATCAGCAAAAGTACTGCCGGCCAGTCGCAGACAGTCTCGGCGGCGAGCGAGGAACAGTCCGCGACGATGGAGGAAATCGCCTCGTCGAGCCAGGCGCTGGCAAGGATGGCCGGAGAATTGACCCAAGCCGTCAGCAAGTTCAGGGTATAG